From the genome of Eremothecium gossypii ATCC 10895 chromosome I, complete sequence:
CCTTTTACTACTACAAAGATATCCAGTACTTGCAGCACGAGCCGGTGTTGGCGAAGTTCCGCGAGCATAAGACGTTTGCGAAGAAGTTGACGCGGGCGCTGGGCCGTGGAGAAGTGTCGTCTGCGAAGAAGCTGGAGGAGAACAAATCGCACTACAAGCTAGACCACATCATCAAGGAGCGGTACCCTAGCTTTGCTGATGCGCTGCGCGACCTGGACGACGCGCTAAACATGCTGTTCCTGTTTGCCAACCTGCCAGCGACGGACCAGGTGTCAACCCGTGTGACGAAGGACGCACAGGAGCTGTGCAACCAGTGGCTTGCGCTGATTGCGCGTGAACGCCTCGTTAGAAAGGTGTTTGTCTCGATCAAGGGTGTGTACTACCAGGCCAACGTGCGCGGCGAGGAAGTCAGATGGCTCGTTCCCTACAAGTTCCCGGAAAACATTCCATCTGACGTTGACTTCCGGATCATGCTCACGTTCCTCGAATTTTACTCCACGCTATTGCATTTTGTGCTGTATAAGCTGTACACCGACAACGGGCTAGTTTACCCACCAAAGTTGGACATCAAGAAGAACAAACTCATCGGTGGTATCAGCGCATACATTTTGGAATCCAAAGACGCGCCATTCCTGTCTTCCGTCGATGGCTCGGCTGATTCTGAGAATCAGGAGGTGCAAGTGCTAGACAAGAAGGCGTTGCGTCATGCGATGAAGGCTGATGACAAGGCTGGCAGCGAGGCTGATGAAGGGGATGCGGACAGTAACGAGCAGGTGACCAACATAGAGCTGGACGACTTCGAAGATAAGAATAAAAACCACGGTGATATCCTTGAACAGCCGTCCCAGTACGACTCTCCAACCTCCACTCTTTTCAGCGAATTTGTCTTTTACATTGGTAGGGAAGTTCCAGTGGATATTCTCGAGTTTTTGATTGTGTCGTGCGGAGGCTCCGTTATATCAGAGGCTGCGTTGGACCAGGCAGATGCGGCCAATGTTGATGTCAGCAAGGTTACTCATCAGCTGGTAGACCGCCCAGTCGTGAAGAACAAGGTTGCTGGTAGAACCTACATCCAGCCCCAGTGGGTCTTTGACTCCATCAACAAGGGTGAGCTTGTTCCAGCTAACCTATATCTACCAGGCGAATCTTTGCCACCCCATCTATCGCCATGGGGTGATTCGGTTGGCTACGACCCTGCTGCGGAACTCGCTGAAGAAGAGGCTGAAAGTGAGGAAGAGGAAGAGGTTTCTGATGAGGCTGAGGGCGACGAGGAGGCCACCCTAGCCGCCGAagaggacgaggaggatGAGGCCGAGGCCGAGGAGCTACGGGCACAGAAAGAGCTAGAATTGGAAGCCCAAGGTGTGACCTACTCTGAGGCAGCAGACAGTGCCGCTCCTTCCAAGAAGGCGTCGAAACAGAAGAAGAGAAAGACCgaagaggaggaggaaaagGACTTGAAGCTGATCATGATGAGTAACAAGCAAAGAAAGCTATTCAAGAAGATGAAGTACTCCAACCAGCAGAAAGAACAGGAAATAGAAACCCtgaagcagaagaagaagcagaTCGCGAAGACCAAGGCCAAGTTGAAGAAGTTGGAAAACTAGTCTTTCGAATTTAGTCCGCAGTGGCAGCCTTCCTGTATACTTAACATATAGACCTGTATACTACATCAATCTCTacagaccagtcagaaaTCGTTCAGGTGCCCCACACGTGAATCCATGGACTTCCTATCGGGAATCGAGAGCTCCAGGTAGTCTCGCAGCTCTCTTttcagctgctgcagatgTGCCGTGCCCTGGTTAATGGACTCGAGATCGGTGGCTTTGGGCACGTTCAGATATGCCTTGATTAGGAATCCGTCTTTTGTCACGGCAGAGGTCTTGCCGCTCTCGCCGTGCAGTGCCCACAGCTTGCTGATCTGAAAGACAATTCCGTTCTCCAGGTAGAACTGTGTCCCCAGCTGCACGAACTGATAGCCGGGCACGTACCCCAGCTCCGCAAGAAAGCTCAGGATGGACGAATGCGCGCCCCCGGTGCTGGTCACCACTGATTCAACCACCGCCTGTGTGCACACCTTCCTGTCCTTGCCCGCCGACGGGATATCCCACAAACTGAGACTCCACGGCCGCGTGCCGtcgccgcagctgcgcatCAGCGAGTTCAGGTACTCTGTCTCTATTGGCGGCCCATCGCCGGTCATTTTGGTACACAACTTGTAGCTGTACTCCTCCGTCTGTAGCTTCTCAAACGGGATCTCCTGCATCAGCTGCACCCGCGTCTGTTCGACAAGCTGGTTCTTGGCATTAACTTTCTCGATAGCATAGTTAGGGTTCGGATGCGCAACGTGGTTGTAGTTAGCGAAGAGCACCGGAGATCTTCCCGAAAGCGCAGATATCGTCGCTATAAGCAGATCAAATGATCCTTCGTCAATAACGGAATATAGGCTCAGCTGCTGGACCATTCTAGTGACTCCTGAATCACTATAACTGTCTCTTATTTCCGTCCGATTAACAGCTGGTATCCGCACATCGCCACAGTGAACTTTTTCCATAAATGATGAACCTCCCCTGCCACTAATGCTGTCAACACGACTATCCACTAAGCAACCAAAATGGCCGTTGATGTCCCGACGTATGTATCCCAAGTGAATTGCACATCTGCTACCTAGGAATCTCTTAGCTAACTCGCCGCAGGTCCGTGATTGTGAAGCTTATGTTCTTCACCCTGGCCATGGTCAGTTTCCCAGTTCTGACCTTCTTCGTCTCCCAGCAGTACACGAGTAACACGCTCGTAAACGGCGGCCTCGCGGCATTAGCAGCGAATGTGGTGCTGTTTGCGTACGTGATCATGGCTTTTTCAGAGGACGTGCCGCAGTCAGATGGCAAAGAGTCCAAGAAACAACAGTAACTTAACTTGGCGATGATATTCTATATAAAGCGTGTTTAATGAACCGTTCCGCgctgcaacagcagcagcgggcACTTCGAGGCAAGAAAGCACAGGTGGAGCTCAGTTGGTCTTCTTGAGCGGGTTGGTGGACTTCTCTAGGGCGCCGTAGGACACCTCGACGGATAAGATCCAGGACACGGCAGTCGCGAGGATGCCGAAAAGCAGCAGAGAAACAAGCAGGCAGCTGAGAAGGCCTTCAGTCCAAATGGCGCTGAGCTCGTCTGTCTCCTTGTGGCCATCCGGGGCCTTGTCGTGGTCACTGGGCTTGGGCTTGGAATCGCCTTCCGGGTCCGTGACCTCCACGGAATCTTTCTTCTGTCTCGCAGCGCTTTCCTGGACGTCCGCAGCCACCAGCAAAATGTCGTGGGGGAACTGCAGCACGATGTTGTCGAGGCTGGGCAGTTGCTCGTGGCACCGCTGCAGGAAGCCGTCGACCTCATCTAGGGCGTAGTCCGGCGCCTTCAAGTGCAGTAGCAGCGAGCCTGCGCCTCCACGAACTTCGGCCGGCAGCTCCACGGGCAGTTCCTCAAACTCGGCGACTCTAGTCGACGAGTGGGGCTGCAGCGCCTCGTCGCCGTTGAGAACATTCAAGGAATCGCTCGCCAGCAGCCGGTGCAGAAACCGCTGCGTGCCGGCGCCGGCTTTCTCCAACTCGCTGAAGAGCCGGTAGGCCCCAAACTGCACGACCACCACCGGCTCCTGCTCAGTGCCAAGCCTTACGAGCTCGCGCAGGTCCTGCGCGCCCTTGATTTCAAGCCCATTACGATACCGCTCTGCCTTGACCGACACGAACGACGCAACTCCGGCAGCGGCCACGGCTGCCTCTAACAGCGCTAAAAATACTATGCGCAAGTGCATCCCACTAGAATGAGTTTGGTATGACGCTATTAAGGATCCACATCCCCCAGTGCTCGGAGCCTTTAGCTCATTAGCCTTTTTTAATGCTTGCTCATAATCACTACATACGTTAGCTTCATCGGAGGTTGCGGAAGTGGCCTGCGATGGAGTAGCTAAGTCGGCTAACTATTAAGTAAGGGTCAATTGCATTGGGTGGATCACACTCACTCAATGGTATAGCCCTTCTACATACAGCTCTTCTTTTTTGCTGTTCGTAGTGCGTATTCCAGACCTGAAATCCACGATTTAATTCGAACACACACAAGGAAAATACGCGTGCCAGTGTAAAATAGACGAGCTCCACAAAGATCCTTCCATAGACGCTCAATGTTGCGTGGAACGACCTGGTAATGGCTAAAAGATCCTTGCAGCAATTACAGGGCGCCGGTACATCTCTGGAGTACGCAATGGAAATCCGCACCTATCTTTATAAGGCTAACGTATGCATGACAGAATATAACAAGCATTGGTACTCTGGCCGAGCGGTTAAGGCGCCAGGTCGAGGTCCTGGTCTCTTCGGAGGCGCGAGTTCGAATCTCGCGGGTATCATTATTTTTTGCTGATTTTTTCCAGCAGCGACTCGCCTTGCAGGCTGACAATCCCTGTCGTATGGGGACTAGAACGATAACCGTACAGGCTATTTTTGCAGTCTTATCCCCCCGCTAGCTGGAAATAGATCGCCTACGCACTCCAATGTCCTTACAGGCTATTCAGTTTCAGCGCGGGGACAAGTCGCAGGTTTCTGTGCGTGTCCTGGATCAGCTACTGCTACCGTACGTTTCAAGATACATACCAATACAGACAGTTGACGATGGCTTTGCCGTAATCCGGTCAATGCAGGTGCGCGGTGCTCCGGCCATTGCAATTGTAGGTGTATTGTCCGTGCTTGTGGAGTGCCAACTGCTGTGCAACGAGGATTTCGTGGCGGTGCAGGCGTTCTACGACTTGTCCAGCTATGCGGCGTTTGGGCGCACGATGCGCATGCGCCTGGCACATCTTCTGGGCTCACGGCCTACCGCCGTCAATTTGTCTCATGCACTGCGCGATGTGGAGCGCCTGCTCGACAGCGCCACATCGTTGAGTCAGTTTCGGGATCGCATGTATGACTACGCATGCGAATTACTGGACATGGATGTCGCGAATAACGTGCGCATGGGCGACAATGGCGCTCGGTTTTTGCTGGACGCTTTGATTGCGGAAGGCTTCGACGGCAGTTTCGCCGTGCTGACCATCTGCAACACCGGGTCGCTGGCTACTGCTGGCTACGGAACTGCGCTGGGCGCCATACGCTCGCTCTGGCAGCACGCAGAGGCGGGCCTGACTGCACCAAAGAAGCAAAAAGCCTCGGCTTGTGCGCCCAGAATGACGCACGTATTCCCACTGGAAACTCGCCCGTACAACCAGGGCTCACGTCTGACGGCATACGAGCTGCTTCACGATGCTATTCCTGCCACGCTTATCACCGACTCTTCCGTCGCTTACCGCATCCAGACATCTCCCGTGCCCATCAAGGCCGCCTTCGTCGGGGCAGATCGCATCGCCCGCAACGGCGACACTGCGAACAAGATCGGgacgctgcagctggcCCTTGTGTGTCGGCACTTCGGTATCCGTTTTTTTGTCGTCGCCCCGCGCTCGACGGTCGACGGCACCACCGCCGCTGGCACGGATATCCCCGTCGAAGAACGTTGTCCTGACGAATTCCGCGTCGTCACaggcgcagcggcgggcgcCACCGGCGATCCCACCACGGCCAGCGTCGCCATTGCGCCCCGCGACATGCCTGTCTGGAATCCCGCATTCGACGTGACCCCGCACGCCTACATCGATGCAATTGTGACCGAGACCCGCGTCTTTACCAAGGACGCTGCCGGCAACTTTGACCTAGATGAGCTTTTTACATAGACTTCGGCGGCAAAAAAGAACTCCTCGTACGGGGCTCGAACCCGTGACATTTCGGTACCTCGTAAGCTGTACGTAAAAGCCGAACGCTCTACCAACTGAGCTAACAAGGACGAGTTCACTGGAACCCGAAGGGATGTGGAGCTCTACTAGTAGTTGCGCCACGCCCGCGTGCCGCTCACCGCGGCCCGCGTCCCCGTGTCCGCTCGTCCGCTGCCCAAGGGACGCGCCTCTGTGCCCCTGGCTTCCGCCGCGCTTTTCGTCCGTGGGCAGCCTAATGCGGAAGCATGTAAACACCGCGCCCGATCAGGAAAAAAGTAAATATCCACGCCAGATCACGTCTGCGATCCAAAAAGTAAGAAACACCTAGTGCTGCGACCGGGACACGGCCCTCACTAGCGCTCCTTGTTCGCCAGACTTATTACTGCTTTGGGCACCAGTCGTAATCGCGGCTCCTGTACTGTGCCATTGTGCCCTCTCCACTGAAAAATTTCCTCATCGCATCTTTCTTTGTGCTGACGTCGCGAGCGTTCTTGTGTATCTCGCGACAGATAATGCCTAGAATCCTCTTTCTCGTCTCCTTTTCTACCGTATTCCACCTCCTCTCTTTTGACCTCCTCAGGATTTTTCGCAAGTGTGGTCCTGTCCTACGCTGCTACATACGTTGCAGGCCTTTTGTTGGTTCTTTCTGGATCAAGCCAAACATTCCCAAAGGAAGCAAAACCCAAATATACACTCGCAACTCGCGCAGCAGATTCATCACGCGCCAAGTTGCCAAAATTTAGTTTGATCGAATCTGTCAGACATTCGACACACGAAACGACAAGCCACAAGTGCTTCTTCTTTTTGCCGAGGCACCAACGGGCTACTACTAGTTGAGTGGAGCCAGAGAAGCAGGAAGCACGCCGCGGAGAAGAGACTGGGAGCAGCTCAATCTTTTACGGCTTTATAAAGGTATTTTTCGGCCGGGTTTGGCTTTTCTTGCTCTGTTTGCAGTGCGAAGCAGGGCAGTTGCAGAGCGGTTTCAGCGAGCGACAGGATCTCAGCGTGGTCTGGTGTTGCGCATCTGAGAGGaggcagcagcaacagcgAAGAACAGCGCACGGGTCATATAGGCAGGCCTAGCAGGACAACGACCGGGACGCAGCAGACTGCGGTGGGCAGCGGTACGAAGCCTGAGATGTCGAGCGTGAACAAGGAGAACTACCGAGGCGTACCGAGTGGTCGCGGGATGAAGAACCCAGTGCTAGCTGGCGCGAAGCGCGCCGTCTTGAACAACGTCACGAACACTACTTTGTCTCAAGAGGCTGCGAACTCCAATGCGCACTCTGGTTCCGGCTACACGAACTCGTTCGGGAAGGTTTTGCGGCAGGCAAAGTCGAAATTACAGTCGGCGAGGGTCGCTGGCTCATTGATCCCGCAAATGAAGCGGGAAGGCCTCGCGTCAAGCCAAGAGGACAAGGAGAACGTTGTGCCCACTGGGGTCGCACCTGCTGCCGttgcggcagcagcagcagcggctcAAATGGCTCCCGCGATCGCAAAGCCGATATTGCAAAGCATTTCCGAAGAGTCGCATCAGGAGTGCCAATCGCTCTTGAAGGACGGTGGCTCAGACGAAGGTGCTAGTACCGTGTCGACGAAGAGCTCGGACACCGAACTGGCCCCTTCGTCTTCCAGCAGCTTACAATCAGCCCCGGCGAACAGCGAAGAGCCTGTGGTGCTAGAGAGCGGAACGCAGCTTGTAGAACGGAGAAGGCCGCAGACATTAAATACAACGCTTACAGGGTCAGTCGCGAGTAGCAGCGATTGCACTACGAGCACTGGACAGCTAACCGAGAGCACGGCAGGGGAACTAACCACCACTCAGAACCAGCTCCGTCCAAGCGTTGCTGTTGCCGAGTCTAAAAAGAAGCGCCCCATTAGTACGATCGTAGAACCAGAGGAGCTCAAGAAGTTCAAAATCTCTGACCAGGGCAACCAATGTGAATGGGAAGATCTTGATGCCGAGGACATCAATGACCCATTCATGGTGAGCGAATATGTGAACGACATTTTCGAGTACCTACACAAATTGGAAGTAATGACACTACCGAATAGGCACGATTTGTTCAAGCATGCTAACATTCAGCAAAATCGCGATATATTAGTTAACTGGATGGTTAAAATCCACAATAAGTTTGGGTTACTACCTGAAACGCTATACTTAGCGTTAAACATAATGGACAGATTTCTCGGGAAGGAGCTAGTTCAGCTAGAGAAATTACAGTTGGTCGGAACTGCGTGTCTATTTATTGCATCAAAGTACGAGGAGGTGTACAGTCCGAGTGTTAAGCACTTTGCTTATGAGACAGATGGGGCCTGTGACGAAGAAGAGATTAAAGAAGGAGAAAAATTCATACTAAAGACACTACAGTTTAATTTAAATTATCCAAACCCTATGAACTTCTTGAGGAGAATTTCTAAGGCAGACGATTATGATATTCAGTCAAGAACA
Proteins encoded in this window:
- the NOP7 gene encoding mRNA-binding ribosome synthesis protein NOP7 (Syntenic homolog of Saccharomyces cerevisiae YGR103W (NOP7)), giving the protein MRVKKKNTTGNARNFVTRSQAVRKLQISLADFRRLCIFKGIYPREPRNKKKANKGSTAPTTFYYYKDIQYLQHEPVLAKFREHKTFAKKLTRALGRGEVSSAKKLEENKSHYKLDHIIKERYPSFADALRDLDDALNMLFLFANLPATDQVSTRVTKDAQELCNQWLALIARERLVRKVFVSIKGVYYQANVRGEEVRWLVPYKFPENIPSDVDFRIMLTFLEFYSTLLHFVLYKLYTDNGLVYPPKLDIKKNKLIGGISAYILESKDAPFLSSVDGSADSENQEVQVLDKKALRHAMKADDKAGSEADEGDADSNEQVTNIELDDFEDKNKNHGDILEQPSQYDSPTSTLFSEFVFYIGREVPVDILEFLIVSCGGSVISEAALDQADAANVDVSKVTHQLVDRPVVKNKVAGRTYIQPQWVFDSINKGELVPANLYLPGESLPPHLSPWGDSVGYDPAAELAEEEAESEEEEEVSDEAEGDEEATLAAEEDEEDEAEAEELRAQKELELEAQGVTYSEAADSAAPSKKASKQKKRKTEEEEEKDLKLIMMSNKQRKLFKKMKYSNQQKEQEIETLKQKKKQIAKTKAKLKKLEN
- the SRB5 gene encoding Srb5p (Syntenic homolog of Saccharomyces cerevisiae YGR104C (SRB5)), encoding MEKVHCGDVRIPAVNRTEIRDSYSDSGVTRMVQQLSLYSVIDEGSFDLLIATISALSGRSPVLFANYNHVAHPNPNYAIEKVNAKNQLVEQTRVQLMQEIPFEKLQTEEYSYKLCTKMTGDGPPIETEYLNSLMRSCGDGTRPWSLSLWDIPSAGKDRKVCTQAVVESVVTSTGGAHSSILSFLAELGYVPGYQFVQLGTQFYLENGIVFQISKLWALHGESGKTSAVTKDGFLIKAYLNVPKATDLESINQGTAHLQQLKRELRDYLELSIPDRKSMDSRVGHLNDF
- the VMA21 gene encoding Vma21p (Syntenic homolog of Saccharomyces cerevisiae YGR105W (VMA21); 1-intron) — its product is MAVDVPTSVIVKLMFFTLAMVSFPVLTFFVSQQYTSNTLVNGGLAALAANVVLFAYVIMAFSEDVPQSDGKESKKQQ
- the VOA1 gene encoding Voa1p (Syntenic homolog of Saccharomyces cerevisiae YGR106C (VOA1)), encoding MHLRIVFLALLEAAVAAAGVASFVSVKAERYRNGLEIKGAQDLRELVRLGTEQEPVVVVQFGAYRLFSELEKAGAGTQRFLHRLLASDSLNVLNGDEALQPHSSTRVAEFEELPVELPAEVRGGAGSLLLHLKAPDYALDEVDGFLQRCHEQLPSLDNIVLQFPHDILLVAADVQESAARQKKDSVEVTDPEGDSKPKPSDHDKAPDGHKETDELSAIWTEGLLSCLLVSLLLFGILATAVSWILSVEVSYGALEKSTNPLKKTN
- the MRI1 gene encoding S-methyl-5-thioribose-1-phosphate isomerase MRI1 (Syntenic homolog of Saccharomyces cerevisiae YPR118W (MRI1)) — encoded protein: MSLQAIQFQRGDKSQVSVRVLDQLLLPYVSRYIPIQTVDDGFAVIRSMQVRGAPAIAIVGVLSVLVECQLLCNEDFVAVQAFYDLSSYAAFGRTMRMRLAHLLGSRPTAVNLSHALRDVERLLDSATSLSQFRDRMYDYACELLDMDVANNVRMGDNGARFLLDALIAEGFDGSFAVLTICNTGSLATAGYGTALGAIRSLWQHAEAGLTAPKKQKASACAPRMTHVFPLETRPYNQGSRLTAYELLHDAIPATLITDSSVAYRIQTSPVPIKAAFVGADRIARNGDTANKIGTLQLALVCRHFGIRFFVVAPRSTVDGTTAAGTDIPVEERCPDEFRVVTGAAAGATGDPTTASVAIAPRDMPVWNPAFDVTPHAYIDAIVTETRVFTKDAAGNFDLDELFT
- a CDS encoding cyclin family protein (Syntenic homolog of Saccharomyces cerevisiae YPR119W (CLB2) and YGR108W (CLB1)); this translates as MSSVNKENYRGVPSGRGMKNPVLAGAKRAVLNNVTNTTLSQEAANSNAHSGSGYTNSFGKVLRQAKSKLQSARVAGSLIPQMKREGLASSQEDKENVVPTGVAPAAVAAAAAAAQMAPAIAKPILQSISEESHQECQSLLKDGGSDEGASTVSTKSSDTELAPSSSSSLQSAPANSEEPVVLESGTQLVERRRPQTLNTTLTGSVASSSDCTTSTGQLTESTAGELTTTQNQLRPSVAVAESKKKRPISTIVEPEELKKFKISDQGNQCEWEDLDAEDINDPFMVSEYVNDIFEYLHKLEVMTLPNRHDLFKHANIQQNRDILVNWMVKIHNKFGLLPETLYLALNIMDRFLGKELVQLEKLQLVGTACLFIASKYEEVYSPSVKHFAYETDGACDEEEIKEGEKFILKTLQFNLNYPNPMNFLRRISKADDYDIQSRTLAKYLLEISVVDFKFIGILPSLCAAASMFLSRKMLGKGKWDGNLIHYSGGYSTTELAPICNMLMDYLVQPVVHDELFKKYASRRFMKASVISRQWAKKVMTRSYDIMTLHETQTEY